One window of Triticum dicoccoides isolate Atlit2015 ecotype Zavitan chromosome 5A, WEW_v2.0, whole genome shotgun sequence genomic DNA carries:
- the LOC119300022 gene encoding disease resistance protein Pik-2-like isoform X2: MVSALAGVMTSVIGKLTTLLGEEYSKLKGVHREVEFMKDELSSMNALLQRLAEVDRDLDVQTKEWRDQVREMSYDIEDCIDDFMKSLGQTDIAKRAGLVQSVIQQLKALRMRHQISSQIQGLKARVEDASKRRMRYKLDERTFECGISRAIDPRLPSLYAEPDGLVGIDKPRDELIKCLMEGVGASVQQQKVISIVGPGGLGKTTLANEVYRKLEGQFQCRASVSLSQQPDVKKILRSILSQVSQQEYANIDVWDEEKLINAIREFLKNKR, translated from the exons ATGGTGAGCGCCTTGGCAGGGGTGATGACCTCTGTCATCGGCAAGCTCACCACTCTGCTTGGGGAGGAGTACTCAAAGCTGAAAGGTGTGCACAGGGAGGTGGAATTCATGAAAGATGAGCTGAGCAGCATGAACGCACTccttcagaggctggcagaggtggACCGTGATCTTGATGTGCAGACAAAGGAATGGAGGGACCAAGTTCGGGAGATGTCTTATGACATCGAGGATTGCATAGACGACTTTATGAAAAGCCTTGGCCAAACTGACATTGCTAAGAGAGCAGGGCTTGTCCAAAGTGTGATCCAGCAGCTCAAGGCGCTGAGGATGCGCCATCAAATATCCAGCCAAATCCAGGGGCTCAAGGCACGTGTTGAAGATGCAAGCAAGCGACGTATGAGGTATAAGCTCGATGAGCGCACCTTTGAGTGTGGCATCTCAAGGGCCATTGACCCTCGTCTTCCTTCGCTCTATGCTGAGCCAGACGGGCTTGTCGGTATTGACAAGCCAAGAGACGAGCTCATCAAGTGCCTAATGGAGGGGGTGGGTGCATCGGTGCAGCAGCAAAAGGTGATATCTATTGTGGGTCCTGGGGGCCTCGGTAAAACTACACTTGCGAATGAGGTGTACCGTAAACTGGAAGGCCAGTTCCAGTGTCGAGCTTCTGTTTCTTTGTCGCAGCAGCCTGATGTGAAGAAGATCCTAAGAAGTATACTCTCTCAAGTCAGCCAGCAGGAGTACGCTAACATAGATGTTTGGGATGAGGAAAAGCTCATCAATGCAATCCGAGAATTTCTAAAGAACAAAAG GTGA
- the LOC119300022 gene encoding disease resistance protein PIK6-NP-like isoform X1 — MVQPVRIQYDGRVYSCRVHDMILDLLISKSIEENFVTFFGGQNQKLVLQHKIRRLSLCYSQEHIAVPSTAIISHCRSLSIFGYAEQMPPLSKFRVLRVLDIENGEDMESSFIEHVRTLCQLKYLRLDVRSISAFPEQLGELQHLQTLDIRWTKIQKLPKSIVQLQNMTCLRVNNLELPEGIGNLHALQELREIKVKWDSLASSLLELGSLTKLRILGLRWCIIDTHGNKEIFVENLVSSLCKLGRLNLRSLCIKSDYGYSIPLKEMYGYSIDFLLDSWFPSPRLLQKFQMDAYYFFPRVPVWIASLDNLSYLDININPVEEEALEILGGLPALLLLCLSSESSAQKQRLVISSNMFICLKDFRFTCWSNGKGLIFEAGAMPSLEKLEVPLDAGKDLDFGIQHLSSLMHVTVKIICGGATVREVEASEEAIRGTVTLLPNHPTLEIRIWGDENMVEEDQGRAEEEIQTSTQLI, encoded by the coding sequence ATGGTTCAACCTGTGAGAATTCAATATGATGGTCGAGTTTATTCATGCCGAGTCCATGATATGATTCTTGATCTTCTTATATCCAAGTCAATTGAAGAAAATTTTGTTACCTTCTTTGGTGGCCAAAATCAGAAATTAGTGCTACAACATAAGATTCGTAGACTATCTCTGTGTTATTCCCAAGAGCACATCGCAGTTCCATCAACAGCGATCATTTCTCATTGCCGGTCGCTCAGTATATTTGGGTATGCTGAACAGATGCCTCCTCTTTCGAAGTTTAGAGTTCTGCGAGTACTTGATATAGAAAATGGTGAGGACATGGAAAGCAGTTTTATTGAACATGTAAGGACTCTTTGTCAGTTGAAATATTTGCGGCTCGATGTTAGAAGCATTTCTGCATTCCCTGAGCAATTAGGAGAACTACAGCATTTGCAGACTCTGGATATAAGATGGACAAAGATACAAAAATTGCCCAAAAGCATTGTTCAACTGCAAAATATGACATGTTTGCGTGTCAATAATCTTGAATTACCTGAAGGAATTGGGAATCTGCATGCTCTACAGGAGCTAAGAGAGATCAAAGTCAAGTGGGACAGTTTGGCATCTTCTTTGCTGGAACTGGGCAGCCTGACTAAATTGAGGATTCTTGGGCTGCGCTGGTGCATCATCGATACACACGGTAACAAAGAAATTTTTGTGGAGAACTTGGTCTCATCACTCTGTAAACTGGGTAGACTCAACCTTCGGTCTCTATGCATTAAGAGTGACTATGGTTATTCCATTCCTCTAAAAGAAATGTATGGTTATTCCATAGATTTCTTGCTGGATTCTTGGTTCCCATCCCCTCGTCTCCTCCAGAAATTTCAGATGGACGCGTACTATTTCTTTCCCAGAGTTCCAGTTTGGATCGCGTCACTTGACAACCTCTCGTACCTAGATATCAATATTAACCCTGTAGAAGAGGAGGCATTAGAGATCCTTGGAGGGTTACCTGCTTTGCTGCTTCTGTGTTTGTCATCAGAATCATCTGCTCAAAAACAAAGACTCGTTATAAGCAGCAACATGTTCATATGTCTGAAGGATTTCCGCTTCACCTGCTGGAGCAATGGCAAAGGACTGATATTTGAAGCTGGGGCCATGCCGAGTCTTGAGAAGCTGGAGGTTCCATTAGACGCAGGCAAAGATCTTGATTTTGGCATCCAGCACCTCTCTTCCCTTATGCATGTTACCGTGAAGATCATTTGCGGTGGTGCCACGGTTCGGGAGGTGGAGGCATCGGAGGAAGCCATCAGGGGCACAGTTACTCTCCTTCCGAACCACCCCACACTGGAAATCCGAATATGGGGTGATGAAAATATGGTGGAGGAGGACCAAGGGAGGGCTGAAGAGGAGATCCAGACAAGCACACAACTCATCTGA